Part of the Ignavibacterium album JCM 16511 genome, TTTTACAGCTGTAATATTTGGCTCCGGTGATTCAGAAAGGTCCCAAATAATTGAAGGAGAAATTTGCGTTACAGAGTCTTTATTTACATAAAAAGCAAAGAGACGTTTACCTGCAACAGAACCAGTTCCATCTTTTATTTCACCTTCATAAAAAAGAATGTAGCCATCAAGATTCCCATCCGGATCATAAAAGACCGTACCATTGAGAATTGAATTTATAAAATTCTCTTCGACCCAAATCAGTAAAGATTCAAAAAGTGGATGACCAAAAGTAACGAATTCAGCATCGGGGTTTTTAAACGCAATTTCCTTGTCAAAAGTAATTTTAGGATATCTTTTTAATAGTTCACCATACGATTTGATGATATCATCTCTTTGAGCGATTTGTCGTAATTCAAATGGAATACTATCAATAGCAATAAAACCTTGTTGTACCTCTTTAATTTTACCACCAGCTTTAATAAATGCTTTTTTGAAAAACGCTTCGGTATATTCGGGAATAAGTCTATGCTCACGAGCTAAGTCAGCCATTTCTTTAATTCTGGTATAATCAATAAATCTTGTAGCCAGACTTTCGCCAAGAGATTCTTTAATTTCATTGATATAATCTTTATCAATGATAAGATCAATTTCTTTCAAAATATCATCTAAATTACGTGAATTGGCAGCTGCTTCAATTAAAAGTTGAGAAAGATTTGTTCTTTGTAAAACTTCACCCAATACATCAAATACTTTATCATTGCCAAAAGTATTTTTTATTTCTTCAAGTTTTTCAAACAAACGAACAAGAACTTTTCCTTCACGGGTATCATTGGCAACTAAGTTATAAATGAAAACTTCTTTCTGCTGGCCATAACGATGAATGCGACCCATTCTTTGTTCAAGTCTGTTTGGGTTCCAGGGAATATCATAATTAATCATCAGATTACAGAATTGAAGATTTATACCTTCGCCTGCAGCTTCTGTTGCAACCATTACATCGGTTTCATTTTTGAATACTTTTTCAGCTTTAATCCTATCATCAAGTTTCATCCCTCCGTGAATAACATTTACTTTATAATTCCAGCTGCTTATTTTTTTACTTAAATATTCAAGTGTGTCTCTTGATTCTGTAAATACAAGAATTTTTTTCTGGCTTTTTAATTGGTTAAGTGAATACAATTTTTCAAGAGAATTTTTTAACTGTTTAATTTTTATTTCTTCTTCGCTATGAATAATATCTTTGGCAAGGTTGATGAGATTATCAATTGTTTGAATTTCTTTTTCGAGTTCTTCTTTATTTTCTGCTAAACTCAAAGTTTCCCAAATTTCTTCTTCCTGCCAGCGATCTTCTTCGGAAAGATCTTCAATTTCATCTAAATCAAAATCAGAATTTGACAGAGTTCTTTCCTTTGCACCTTCTAATAATGCTTTAAGTTTTTCCCTTCTTCTTTCTAAAGATTTAAACAAAGCAAATGTACTTGAGGCGAGCCTTCGCTGTAAAATAACTAATGCAAAAGCAACATTTCTCTTTTTATCTTTATTAAGTGCTTTGTTATACTGGGTTTCAACATATTTCGAAAGTTCATTATATAAATCTTTCTCCTTTTTGGATTGAGAACCTAAATCAAATGCAATTGTCTCTACATTTCTTGGTAAAAATAGCGGTCTTCCTTCGAAATCTTTTAGGTCTTCTTTCAATCTTCTAATAAAAAGTGGATTATCCTTATTCTTAATAGATTGCATCAACATTTCGTTTGAAGAAAAGAATCCTGGCTCAAGAAGATCCAGAAACAATCTGAAATTATCCGGATCTCCTTTGTGAGGAGTTGCAGTGAGAAATAAAAGATTCGTACAAATTTTGGAAAGCACTTCACCCAACCGATATCTGATTGTCTTGTCAAGTTTTTCTCCATACTTATAAGCACTCATTTTATGTGCTTCATCAACAATAATAAGATCAAAATAACTTGAAGAAAGAGAACTTAAAATATCATCCTGTTTAGCAAAATCAATTGAAGTAATAATTTGTTGTTCACGTTTCCATAAATTTTCTCCGTAGTGGGCATCAAGAATGTTTCTATCTACGACTACAAATTTCTCTTCAAATCTTTCTTTAAGTTCTCTTCGCCATTGATCTTTCAAATGTCCGGGCGTTACAATTAGTATTCTTTTAACAATGTTTCTAAGTTTAAGTTCTTTAATAATTAATCCAGCCATAATAGTTTTACCGGCACCTGGATCATCAGCAATTAAAAATCTGATTCTCGGAAGTTTAAGCACATATCCATAAACTGCTTCAATCTGATGAGGTAGCGGATCGACCTTTGAAGTATTCATAGCCAGAAGTGGGTCATACAAAGAAGCGAAACGATAACGGATACTTTCAAGTGCAAGAAATACTTTCCAAGGTTCTTCATTAAAAAACTGTTGTGTTTCTATTATTGAGATTTCATTCTCTGAGATTAACTGATCAATATGTTGATTACTATATGTTGTTGCACCAACTATACGAAGGAGATTGCCAATTTTTTCAGAAAATTTTATTTCAATAGGTTCAGGCCATTGATTGCCTTTAATAATAGTACCAGGTTTAATTTCCATAAGTGATTAATGGACTTCTGATTAAAAATTACAATTTTTAACAATAAAAATATTATGAAACGGTTCGGTAAGATAAAATTAATTTCTCCCAGACTTTTTAACAGTTACTTTCGATAATTTATTCTTTATACACAAGATATACTTTCATTTAATATTGAATAAACTTAATTCAATGAAATGAAAATTTCAAATATGGGAGTGAATACTTATTAATTAATTTTATAATTCTAAAATAATGATATAATGAAAATATACTTTAGAAAAACTTACACTTTATATTTTACTTAATTTTTCCCAACAAATTTTTTGCTCTTTTTTTATAACTCTCTGATAAGCTTTCGATAGATTAATTTATTAGATTTGTATAAACAAGATGAAGATTTTTAATAAATAATTGTTGGTTTGTATCTAATCTCAACTTGACTTTTTTATAACACCGAATTAATATCGCATCGTAAATTTTGTTCATTGTATAACAATTCAATTTTTGACAGTCGCGATTTAAAGGCAACTTGCAGCGACTTAAAACAAATAGCTAAAGCGCCAGTATGAGAGTTTATATCAGATCACCCTCACCTATTGGCGAGGGTTTTTTAGTTTAAATGCACAGTGGGATTTGAGCCGTATTGCAGCCACTATAAAAAACTGCTAAAAAGGCAAACAGAACTTATTTAATAAGCCTGTTGCTGATTTTTAGTAGCGGGCTTTTTTTATTTTACATTTCTTGAAGGAGTTGAGATGCAATTATTTTATTTTAAAATTCAGCAAGGAAGCATTCTATTTATCTATAGAGAAAATATCTCTCCCGAATACAAACCAATATTAAAAAGAATTATCAGACAGGGAGAACAGTTAATTGATAATCATTACTTGCAAACCGGAGAAATAAAATTCTATGATGTAATTACTAGAGAAAATGAAAGAGACACAGAATTGTTATTAGGATATGTTGAAGTTAATGATTTTGCAATTATTGAACATAGAGAACACAACCCGCTTTATTTAACTAAGGGTTATTATGAAATAAGAAAACAAAGAACTTACAATCCAATAGAAGAAAGGAGATACAGATATGAGCCCATATATGGGTCCTAGAATAAGAGAGGCTGATAGAGTAGATAAAATAAATGAATATTTACGAACAGGAAATATTGAGACTTTAAAGAAAGAGAGAACATTAAGTTTCTTTTATCAGAGAAGATTTGATTCAAGGTTAAAGGAATGGGAAAATATGTTTAGAAAAATTGAAAACGCAAATGTTGATAATTACCATCGTTATACAGTTGAATGGATAAAATCATTAGGTTGTAGACAAAAGCCAAAAGAAATAGAAGAAAGTTTTGAAATTTTTATGCTAAAGGGCACTTTGATTGATCAGAAAAATAAAACATTTGAATACCCCTATTCCGCAGCGATTAACTTTTATAATAGACTGGCTGATATTTTTTATAATTTGGGATTATGGTATCATTTTATGAATGTAATGGTCAAAATGTCTTTACTATCTGTAAGATGGAGATCAATATTTATGGATAAATCGGAAGAGAAAAGACTTAAAGAGACGAAGGAATTTTATGGTGAGAATTACAAACCATATCACCTGCCAATAATGAGTTATTTAGATAGATTCTTTTTCTGCGCCTGCGAATCTATGTATTATGCACTCGGCGGATATATCGGACTGGATAACTTTAAGCTTGACAACAAGGTGGATTCCGATACATTTGTAGAAAAGTTATCTATTTTATCAAAGGCAATTGATGCAGGATTAGATAGGATTTATGTAACAAATAAGAATATCGGTTACACACATGATTTGAAGACAAAAGTAGATTCAGAAGGAGAACTGCATTGCGAGGATGGTCCTGCATTTCAAAGCGTGTGGGGTGAAAAGGGGTATTGTTATCACGGAATCAGATTGGACGAAAGAGTTATAATGCATCCTGAGCAGTTAAGTGCCGAAGAAATAATTTCTTCTGGTACTTTAAAAATCAAGAATGTAATGATTGAGAAATACGGCTTGGGCAAATTTGTCGAGGAGGCCGGATACATAATAGTTGACGAGATTAAATCGGATAAAAAGATTTACCAATTGTTAAGTGTGGATATAAAGGAAAATGAACCAGTAAAGGTAATGAAAATAGTATGTCTAAAAACTTATAAAACAAAATATTTAAGAGTGAAACACGATATCAGAACATTTGAAGAAGCCATGAGTTGGAGTTTCGGATTACGTGGTATGGATTTAAATTTTTATTCAGAAACTTAAAGTAGATGAACAAGATTTAAATCTTAGTCAAACAAAATCAGTAATTCGAAAAGTTTAAACAGCTTTTTGATATTAAAATTTATTGCTAAGCTGAAAATTGTCGAAGCAGTAATTCCCATTGATATTATTTGCAATTTCATTCAGCTTTTTAACCAGAATCTATCTTTTGAATGGTCTGCTACCTTGATCATAAATTGAGTAAGGTTGTTAAGAAGAAAATCAAAAAGCACAAACAAGAAAGATAAGCATCTTTAATTCGAATAAATACGATCATGATTCGTTTAATCTTTACTAACTACTTAAAAAAAATCACCGGTGAATTTCTTCACCGGTGATTAACGGGAGAATGATGCTAACCAACATCAATTAACAAATAGGGGATAGTATGAAAAACTAATTCAATATTTCTTCGCGCAAAGGTTTTTTATCTTTTATACTGGACAAGGCATCGTTTAATGTATCAAAGATTTCGAAAACTTCTATTGAACCGGTGTAATTAAGTATTGAGTTTGCAAATAAGCCTGGTTTAACAATCTTAAGTGAGCCGCCGAGCTTTACAAGCTTTTTAAATGTAACAACGAGTACACCAATAAAAGTCGAATCCATAAACTCACATTCACTCAAATCAACTATAATAATTGTATGTCCTCTTAAAATATCTTCATCAAGCAGAACTTTAAATTCTTGAGCTTCCTTTATAGTTGCCCTCGAAAGATTTACTTTTTCAATAACAAATCCATAAGCCATTCTTCTTTCGAAATCAAGCATTTTAGACCTCCTTTAATTTAACACTAAGTGGTGTTGCCAAGGAATATGCCACTTTGATTTTGGGGAATTATTGCAGGTTTAACAATTTATTATTGTCCCAAATTATTACAATGGTCTAAAAATATCTTAAGGATATGGAAAAGAGTCTGGAGCGGATGCCAGACTCTTTCTCTCATAATTATTGAAATGCTTCTTTAATAAGTTGTTCCTGTTGCTGAAGTGTAATTCTTGCTGAGCCAACTGCTGGGCTAGCACCTTCGGGACGACTGACACAATATAATTTTTGGCCGTCGTTTTTAATCTCTTCCAATCTGTGCCATAAGAAATTCCAGGCACCCATATTTCTTGGCTCCTCCTGAACCCAAACAAGCTTTCTGGAATTATTGTATGATCTCAGAATTTCTTTAAGCATATCCGATTTGAATGGATAATATTGTTCGAGTCTTATTATCGCTGTGTCTTTAACTTTATTGACTTCAAGATATTTTTTGAGATCATAATAAACCTTTCCACTAGTTAGAATCACTCTATCAATTTTTGATTTATCATTTAAAGCTAGATCATCTAATATTTCTTTAAATTCTCCGGTAAGAAATTCTTCTTTAGATGATTTTGCTTCCGGATGTCTTAATAAACTTTTTGGTGTAAAAATTATTAAAGGTTTTTGCAAATTGTGTTTTATCTGCCGTCTTAATAAATGAAAATACTGTGCTGGGGTGGTTACATTACAAACATGCATATTTTCTTCTGCACATAAAATAAGGAATCTCTCAATTCTGGCACTTGAATGTTCCGGGCCTTGTCCCTCATAACCGTGAGGAAGTAACATTACAAGACTATTGGGAACATTCCACTTTTCGAATGAGGCAACTATAAAATTATCAATTATCACTTGTGCACTGTTTGCAAAATCACCAAACTGAGCTTCCCAGATCACCAATGCTAATGGATCGGCTGTGCTGTAACCATATTCAAATCCAAGAACCGCTGCTTCGGAAAGAGAACTGTCAAGTGCTTCAAGATTTGCCTGATTCGGGTCTAAATGATTTAGTGGAAAAAACTCACTGCCGGTTTTAATATCAGTAAATGCAAGATGTCTTTGACTGAAAGTTCCTCTTACACTGTCCTGACCACTTAATCTTACCGGCGTTCCTTCAAGTAATAAGCTTCCAAATGCAATTGATTCAGCAAGTGCCCAATCTGCCTTTGCTGAATTATCAAGTAACTTTCTTCTAACCTCCAGAAATTTTTGCAGCTTCGGATGACCATTAAAATTTTCAGGCAAGGAAGTGAGTCCGTTTACTACTTTATTCAGAATCTCTTCTGAAATATAGGTTGGTTGTGACCTTACTGATTTTATTGATTTTGCCGGAACTGCCAATGGAACTTCGCTTGAAAAAGTCGTGCTCTTTTTCTTAACGGAGTCCAATGCTTTTGAAAGTTCTTTTTCAAATGATGATTGAATTTTCTCGGCTTCTTCTGAAGTGATTACTCCTTCTTTCAACAATTTATCGAGATAAATTTTTCTTACCGATGGATGAGATTTTATTTTATCATAAAGAATTGGTTGAGTAAACCCAGGTTCATCACCTTCGTTATGACCGTGTCTTCTGTATCCGAAAAGATCTATAACAACATCTTTCTTAAAAACATGTTTGTACTCAAAAGCAATTTTTGTAACCCACAGAGCAGCTTCAGGATCGTCACCGTTTACATGAAAAATAGGTGCCTGAATCATTTTAGC contains:
- a CDS encoding helicase-related protein, which gives rise to MEIKPGTIIKGNQWPEPIEIKFSEKIGNLLRIVGATTYSNQHIDQLISENEISIIETQQFFNEEPWKVFLALESIRYRFASLYDPLLAMNTSKVDPLPHQIEAVYGYVLKLPRIRFLIADDPGAGKTIMAGLIIKELKLRNIVKRILIVTPGHLKDQWRRELKERFEEKFVVVDRNILDAHYGENLWKREQQIITSIDFAKQDDILSSLSSSYFDLIIVDEAHKMSAYKYGEKLDKTIRYRLGEVLSKICTNLLFLTATPHKGDPDNFRLFLDLLEPGFFSSNEMLMQSIKNKDNPLFIRRLKEDLKDFEGRPLFLPRNVETIAFDLGSQSKKEKDLYNELSKYVETQYNKALNKDKKRNVAFALVILQRRLASSTFALFKSLERRREKLKALLEGAKERTLSNSDFDLDEIEDLSEEDRWQEEEIWETLSLAENKEELEKEIQTIDNLINLAKDIIHSEEEIKIKQLKNSLEKLYSLNQLKSQKKILVFTESRDTLEYLSKKISSWNYKVNVIHGGMKLDDRIKAEKVFKNETDVMVATEAAGEGINLQFCNLMINYDIPWNPNRLEQRMGRIHRYGQQKEVFIYNLVANDTREGKVLVRLFEKLEEIKNTFGNDKVFDVLGEVLQRTNLSQLLIEAAANSRNLDDILKEIDLIIDKDYINEIKESLGESLATRFIDYTRIKEMADLAREHRLIPEYTEAFFKKAFIKAGGKIKEVQQGFIAIDSIPFELRQIAQRDDIIKSYGELLKRYPKITFDKEIAFKNPDAEFVTFGHPLFESLLIWVEENFINSILNGTVFYDPDGNLDGYILFYEGEIKDGTGSVAGKRLFAFYVNKDSVTQISPSIIWDLSESPEPNITAVKEIPNTFTSSEIIESNKNLVTNNCISALNEYKSELLNERIRQAEIKERYGIKSLENFIVKLDGELIEFYTRKDKGEAVDLPIYNKEEQKKEYEKAKEELVKRIAQEKTLTMSMPKFKGIIKVMPVRNVLPSMQSDAEIEKIGMDFVMNFEKQNSRTPIDVSKENLGFDIRSINSDGSVRYIEVKARAGIGDVALTQNEWFKAKRFKDDYYLYVVLNAASNPELYMIQNPADKLKADEKIEVVRYVVSYDEILNKSKI
- a CDS encoding DUF6745 domain-containing protein gives rise to the protein MSPYMGPRIREADRVDKINEYLRTGNIETLKKERTLSFFYQRRFDSRLKEWENMFRKIENANVDNYHRYTVEWIKSLGCRQKPKEIEESFEIFMLKGTLIDQKNKTFEYPYSAAINFYNRLADIFYNLGLWYHFMNVMVKMSLLSVRWRSIFMDKSEEKRLKETKEFYGENYKPYHLPIMSYLDRFFFCACESMYYALGGYIGLDNFKLDNKVDSDTFVEKLSILSKAIDAGLDRIYVTNKNIGYTHDLKTKVDSEGELHCEDGPAFQSVWGEKGYCYHGIRLDERVIMHPEQLSAEEIISSGTLKIKNVMIEKYGLGKFVEEAGYIIVDEIKSDKKIYQLLSVDIKENEPVKVMKIVCLKTYKTKYLRVKHDIRTFEEAMSWSFGLRGMDLNFYSET
- a CDS encoding STAS domain-containing protein, which encodes MLDFERRMAYGFVIEKVNLSRATIKEAQEFKVLLDEDILRGHTIIIVDLSECEFMDSTFIGVLVVTFKKLVKLGGSLKIVKPGLFANSILNYTGSIEVFEIFDTLNDALSSIKDKKPLREEILN